The proteins below come from a single Iocasia fonsfrigidae genomic window:
- a CDS encoding cupin domain-containing protein: MHNDYIFNPRHPLRRTRLKDYGPCPFVVNIEEITKQNDYFRIALWTGEYLQLTLMNINPDDDIGLEMHPDVDQFIRIEEGQGFVMMGDRRDQLDFRAKVYDDYAIFIPAGKWHNLINTGRTPLKLYSIYAPPEHPRGTVHETKEDAEEHHGQ, from the coding sequence ATGCATAATGATTATATATTTAACCCACGTCACCCATTAAGACGTACTAGGTTAAAAGACTATGGTCCATGTCCATTTGTGGTTAATATTGAAGAAATTACTAAGCAAAATGACTATTTTCGTATCGCTTTATGGACAGGAGAATATTTACAACTCACCTTAATGAACATCAATCCAGATGATGACATAGGTTTAGAAATGCATCCTGACGTTGATCAATTCATACGCATTGAAGAAGGGCAAGGTTTCGTTATGATGGGTGATAGAAGAGATCAGTTAGATTTTAGAGCAAAAGTCTATGATGACTATGCAATATTTATACCTGCTGGTAAATGGCACAATCTGATAAATACAGGTCGTACACCACTTAAATTGTACTCTATATATGCTCCACCTGAGCATCCACGTGGTACAGTTCATGAAACTAAAGAAGATGCTGAAGAGCACCATGGACAATGA
- a CDS encoding GNAT family N-acetyltransferase, translating to MSFYNMFESFPVIKTDRLVLREIDLSDANDIFAYFSDDEVTRYLDFSSISEVDMARKFIQRISDGFIMKEIIRWAITLKDQDRVIGIYDPRPRARGTII from the coding sequence ATGAGTTTTTATAATATGTTTGAAAGTTTCCCAGTTATTAAAACTGACCGATTAGTTCTTAGAGAAATTGATTTAAGTGATGCTAATGATATCTTTGCTTATTTTTCTGATGATGAAGTTACCAGATATTTAGACTTTAGCAGTATTAGTGAAGTTGACATGGCTAGAAAGTTTATCCAAAGAATCTCTGATGGATTTATAATGAAAGAAATTATCAGGTGGGCAATTACTTTAAAAGATCAAGATAGAGTAATTGGAATTTATGACCCAAGGCCGCGGGCCCGCGGTACGATCATATAA
- a CDS encoding nitroreductase family protein: MEFTEVINKRRTIRDFSDKKVSDEVIFSSLQSGLKAPSYNHLKQWDFILVKKQNVRYALTQTEQMVEEVTDELKQTFDNYDSLSKEMYLDAIPKQKRMLLEAPEVLVVVYKPKTTIIESKKIYDLNGLASVWCCIENILLTLAYNNVFGVAFIPKNTMAVKKILNIPNKLEVAAIIPFGYKSENAKIVPQKEVDIETKLHINKW, translated from the coding sequence ATGGAATTTACAGAAGTAATAAATAAAAGAAGAACAATTAGGGATTTTTCGGATAAAAAAGTTTCAGATGAAGTAATATTTAGTTCTTTACAGTCTGGCCTTAAAGCACCAAGTTACAATCATTTAAAACAATGGGATTTTATCTTAGTTAAAAAACAAAATGTAAGATATGCACTAACTCAAACTGAGCAAATGGTCGAAGAAGTAACAGATGAATTAAAACAAACTTTTGATAATTATGATAGTCTAAGCAAAGAAATGTATCTAGATGCAATTCCAAAGCAAAAAAGAATGTTATTAGAGGCTCCAGAAGTACTAGTTGTTGTTTATAAGCCTAAGACAACAATAATAGAAAGCAAAAAAATATATGATCTTAATGGACTAGCATCAGTTTGGTGCTGTATAGAAAATATATTGTTAACTTTAGCATATAATAATGTTTTTGGGGTTGCTTTTATACCTAAAAATACAATGGCTGTGAAAAAGATTCTAAATATACCAAATAAATTAGAAGTTGCCGCTATAATTCCATTTGGATATAAATCTGAAAATGCTAAAATTGTTCCACAGAAAGAAGTTGACATAGAAACAAAATTGCATATAAACAAATGGTAA
- a CDS encoding 2-hydroxyacid dehydrogenase — protein MKIVMLESISISEKELRKYRKKLEDAGHQLIVYQDRVEDENLLIERAGDADILIITNLPLSEKVINSCPNLKMISVAFTGVDHIDMKACKANDVLVCNSSGYADQAVAELVFGMIISIMRNIKSCDDVTRSGGTRSGLIGNEIAGKVFGIVGIGSIGLKVAEIAKTLGCKLLGYATHQREEALNLGVEYLSLDELMKKSDIVSLHVPLVESTRNLIDREKLSLMKESAILINTSRGPVVDSKALADVLNNQKIAGAGIDVFEMEPPIPERHPLLNSKNTILTPHAAFATEESFVKRAAIVFDNIEKYLAGSPQNVINLIE, from the coding sequence ATGAAAATAGTAATGTTAGAATCAATAAGTATTTCAGAAAAAGAATTGAGAAAATATCGAAAAAAGCTTGAAGATGCAGGACACCAATTAATTGTTTATCAGGACAGGGTTGAGGATGAGAATCTTTTGATAGAAAGGGCCGGGGATGCTGATATTTTGATTATTACTAATCTGCCCCTTTCTGAAAAAGTAATAAACTCTTGTCCAAACTTAAAAATGATTTCAGTAGCATTTACTGGGGTTGATCATATTGATATGAAAGCCTGCAAAGCAAATGATGTACTTGTATGTAATTCTTCGGGTTATGCCGATCAGGCAGTTGCAGAGCTGGTATTTGGAATGATAATTTCTATTATGCGAAATATTAAGTCTTGTGATGATGTAACCCGGTCTGGTGGTACCAGATCAGGTCTAATAGGTAATGAAATAGCTGGCAAGGTATTCGGAATTGTAGGAATTGGATCTATTGGACTTAAGGTTGCTGAAATAGCTAAGACATTGGGCTGTAAATTATTAGGCTATGCTACTCATCAGAGGGAAGAAGCCCTGAATTTAGGTGTTGAATATCTAAGTTTGGATGAATTAATGAAAAAAAGTGATATTGTTAGTCTGCATGTACCTTTAGTAGAATCTACTAGAAATTTAATAGATAGAGAAAAGCTATCTTTAATGAAAGAAAGTGCAATTTTAATTAATACATCCAGAGGGCCTGTTGTGGATAGTAAGGCTTTAGCTGATGTCTTAAATAATCAGAAGATAGCCGGGGCGGGTATAGATGTATTTGAAATGGAACCACCTATACCTGAAAGACATCCTTTATTAAATTCGAAAAATACAATATTGACCCCACATGCAGCTTTTGCAACAGAGGAGTCTTTTGTAAAAAGGGCAGCTATAGTATTTGATAATATTGAAAAATACCTGGCAGGGAGTCCACAAAATGTTATAAATCTTATTGAATAA
- a CDS encoding nitroreductase family protein yields the protein MELSEVIKRRRSVRKFKNIEISPDIINDLLESASLAPETDVNSYYFGVINDNNIKNKLAKATLWAEWIAEAPVIFVCCVDISFDIGDQSDDNYGVVGNKLRYNDEIVNYLREHKDRKVCKTLLHSTPVYIAAQHIILTAVSHNLRGCLVDYMDIEKINKILDLPDHITCQVLVPIGYSDETPKKKGKYNKKERVFYNKWVK from the coding sequence ATGGAGTTATCAGAAGTAATAAAAAGGAGAAGATCTGTTAGAAAGTTTAAAAATATTGAGATTAGTCCTGACATAATTAACGACCTATTGGAGAGTGCAAGTCTTGCACCTGAAACAGATGTTAACAGTTATTATTTTGGCGTTATAAATGATAATAATATTAAGAATAAATTAGCAAAAGCGACTTTATGGGCGGAATGGATTGCAGAAGCACCAGTAATATTTGTATGCTGTGTAGATATTAGTTTTGATATAGGAGATCAAAGTGATGATAATTATGGGGTCGTAGGTAATAAGTTGAGATATAATGATGAAATAGTTAATTATCTTAGAGAACATAAAGATCGTAAAGTATGTAAGACATTACTTCACTCTACTCCTGTATATATTGCAGCTCAGCATATAATATTGACTGCAGTTTCTCATAATTTAAGAGGTTGTCTTGTAGATTATATGGATATTGAAAAAATAAATAAAATATTAGATTTACCTGATCATATTACATGTCAAGTGCTAGTCCCGATAGGGTATTCCGATGAAACACCAAAAAAGAAAGGCAAATATAACAAGAAAGAAAGGGTCTTTTATAATAAATGGGTTAAATAA
- a CDS encoding type II toxin-antitoxin system death-on-curing family toxin: MKNIIFIPKELILYFYDQLIQIYGGTYGIRDEKLLDSALEQAKATYDGDYLHDTLMKMAAAYGFHLCNNHPFIDGNKRIALVAMDIFLQRNGFEIVASEKETYKIMIQLSSGTLSKNELTTWLENNTSPLSD; the protein is encoded by the coding sequence ATGAAAAACATAATATTTATTCCAAAAGAACTAATACTATATTTCTATGATCAACTTATTCAAATCTATGGTGGTACTTATGGAATTCGAGATGAAAAATTACTAGACTCTGCACTTGAACAAGCTAAAGCAACTTATGATGGTGATTATTTACACGATACCTTAATGAAAATGGCTGCAGCATACGGCTTTCATTTATGTAATAATCATCCATTCATAGATGGCAATAAAAGAATCGCCCTTGTAGCTATGGATATTTTCCTACAAAGAAATGGTTTTGAAATTGTTGCTTCAGAAAAAGAAACCTACAAAATAATGATTCAACTATCATCAGGTACACTATCAAAGAATGAGTTAACTACCTGGCTTGAAAATAATACATCTCCTTTATCAGATTAA
- a CDS encoding AbrB/MazE/SpoVT family DNA-binding domain-containing protein: protein MKSIKLRKVGNSFGFTVPKELIEKYNLKEGEELHVIEKNDGFTLTPYNPEFEIWADAFNKTNKKYKNTLKELSK, encoded by the coding sequence GTGAAATCCATAAAATTACGTAAGGTCGGAAATAGTTTTGGGTTTACTGTTCCAAAAGAACTTATTGAAAAATATAATCTTAAAGAAGGCGAAGAACTACATGTTATAGAAAAAAACGATGGCTTTACTTTAACTCCATACAATCCTGAATTTGAAATATGGGCTGATGCTTTTAACAAAACTAACAAAAAATATAAAAATACTTTAAAGGAATTGTCAAAATGA
- a CDS encoding C45 family autoproteolytic acyltransferase/hydolase: MYHPRLKGRHYEMGKKMGNVFKKYNTKFPINLDSFQIEFGKESGKLLKQYFPEAAAEIKGITDVIDYNNELFTAWIMCMGCCLDIDDGNSVEVKGCTAFSFMYNGDIYYARNSDLPPFLRKISKSIYYRPENGNEFIMNTSSFINGEEGINNHGLAVAMTFVKPKLDEIKPGFNSVFLVRYILEKCKTIDEGIDVLKRLPIASSCNILLADRNEKMVVVESNPLELNIRYPEKNKDGESFIITVNHFTSRKMRKHNASNYNIYRSETRYKTAYNALRDMDYIDGVKHAKNILSGEYGFMCQYDKKLDFDTIWSSIFDIKNLNIYIAEGNPLRAKFKEDKRLLKDIKNGAA, encoded by the coding sequence ATGTATCATCCAAGATTAAAAGGCAGACATTATGAAATGGGAAAAAAGATGGGAAATGTATTCAAAAAATATAATACTAAGTTTCCTATTAATCTTGATTCATTTCAAATTGAATTTGGTAAAGAAAGTGGGAAACTACTAAAACAGTATTTTCCTGAAGCAGCAGCTGAGATTAAAGGAATTACAGATGTAATAGATTATAATAATGAATTATTTACTGCTTGGATTATGTGTATGGGATGTTGTCTTGATATTGATGATGGAAATTCCGTGGAAGTTAAAGGATGTACGGCATTTAGCTTTATGTATAATGGAGATATTTATTATGCAAGAAATAGTGATCTTCCGCCATTTTTAAGAAAGATAAGTAAGAGTATATATTATAGACCGGAAAATGGAAATGAATTTATTATGAATACATCTTCTTTTATAAATGGTGAGGAAGGTATAAATAATCATGGATTGGCTGTTGCAATGACTTTCGTCAAGCCTAAATTAGATGAGATTAAACCAGGCTTTAATTCTGTTTTTTTGGTTCGTTATATATTGGAAAAGTGTAAAACAATAGATGAAGGTATTGATGTTTTGAAAAGACTACCGATAGCTTCGAGTTGTAATATACTTTTGGCAGATAGAAATGAAAAAATGGTAGTAGTAGAATCTAATCCCCTTGAACTGAATATAAGATATCCGGAAAAAAATAAAGATGGTGAAAGCTTTATAATAACAGTAAACCATTTTACTTCAAGAAAGATGAGGAAACATAATGCAAGTAATTATAATATATATCGATCTGAAACCAGGTATAAAACAGCATATAATGCTTTAAGGGATATGGACTATATTGATGGAGTTAAACATGCAAAGAATATATTGAGCGGTGAATATGGTTTTATGTGTCAGTATGATAAAAAATTAGATTTTGATACTATTTGGTCATCAATATTTGATATTAAAAATCTAAATATATATATAGCAGAAGGTAATCCTCTAAGAGCAAAATTTAAAGAGGATAAAAGGTTGTTGAAAGATATAAAAAACGGCGCCGCCTAA
- a CDS encoding CatB-related O-acetyltransferase, with translation MTIPDEKIYPRTNDFETIYLKGTITNPNIIVGDYTMYNDFVSDPTQFEKNNVLYHYPINKDRLIIGKFCSIACGAKFLFTSANHTLKSLSTYPFPLFFEEWNLNKKHVKSAWDNKGDIVIGNDVWIGYEAVILSGVHIGDGAIIGTRAVVTKDIPPYTVVGGVPAKEIKKRFDEETINKLQQIQWWNWSFDKIEQFLPYIMNGEVDKLHF, from the coding sequence ATGACTATTCCAGATGAAAAAATATACCCACGGACCAATGACTTTGAAACAATATATTTGAAAGGTACAATTACAAATCCCAATATTATAGTTGGCGATTATACTATGTATAATGATTTTGTGTCTGACCCTACGCAATTCGAAAAGAATAATGTGTTATATCATTATCCCATCAATAAAGATAGATTGATTATTGGCAAGTTTTGTTCCATAGCGTGTGGAGCAAAGTTCCTTTTTACAAGTGCTAATCACACTCTTAAATCACTTTCAACTTATCCATTTCCATTATTCTTTGAAGAATGGAATTTAAATAAAAAGCATGTTAAGTCTGCATGGGATAATAAGGGCGACATTGTAATTGGTAATGATGTTTGGATAGGATATGAAGCAGTTATCTTATCCGGTGTTCATATTGGGGATGGTGCAATTATAGGAACACGAGCAGTTGTAACAAAGGATATTCCTCCATATACAGTTGTTGGGGGTGTTCCTGCGAAAGAAATCAAAAAGCGTTTTGATGAGGAAACAATTAATAAATTACAGCAGATACAATGGTGGAATTGGTCTTTTGATAAGATAGAACAATTTTTACCCTATATTATGAATGGGGAAGTTGATAAGTTACATTTTTAA
- a CDS encoding AbrB/MazE/SpoVT family DNA-binding domain-containing protein: MKSIKLRKVGNSFSFTVPKELVEKYNLKEGEELHLIENNDGFTLTPFNPEKWANAFDKTNNKYRNTLRNYLNEKYNFCSQNVNFIYQPPYRTCIDKKAPMLGAQEKP; this comes from the coding sequence ATGAAATCTATTAAGTTGCGTAAAGTTGGAAATAGTTTCAGTTTTACTGTTCCAAAAGAACTTGTTGAAAAATATAATCTTAAAGAAGGCGAAGAATTACATCTTATAGAAAATAATGATGGTTTTACTTTAACACCGTTTAATCCTGAAAAATGGGCTAATGCTTTTGACAAAACTAATAACAAATATAGAAACACATTAAGGAATTATCTAAATGAAAAATATAATTTTTGTTCCCAAAACGTTAATTTTATCTATCAACCCCCTTATCGGACTTGTATCGACAAGAAAGCTCCCATGCTAGGCGCACAAGAAAAGCCATAA
- the ltrA gene encoding group II intron reverse transcriptase/maturase, with product MSTKLAKIAIKAKQNPKTVFTSLYHLLNEELLLLCHQELEAGKATGVDEVTKAEYEENLKENISALVKKLKTHSYRPQPVRRIYIPKGKGKGKVRPLGIPAYEDKLVQLGLKKILEPIYEAIFLDISYGFRPGLSCHDALKKLNIVIEKQKISYVVDADIKGFFDNVNHEWLMKFIGVNIADPNIKRLIVRFLKAGIIEDGELTATEQGTPQGAIISPLLANIYLHYVLDLWFMGIIGKHYRINGEAEIVRYADDYVCCFQYKRAAEIFFHVLKKRLAKFGLALAEDKSKIIEFGRFAASNSRRLGRGKPETFDFLGFTHYCSTSRKGRFRVKRRTMKKKINAKIVEFTRWIKLRRNMLTTNEIVDKVKSKLRGHYQYYGITDNSKSIDNFRQAIIRILFKWLNRRSQRKSFIWEKFKKYIIDKHIPKARICVNIYG from the coding sequence ATGTCAACAAAATTAGCAAAGATAGCAATAAAAGCAAAACAAAATCCAAAGACAGTATTCACTTCACTGTATCACTTACTGAATGAGGAATTACTGCTGTTATGTCATCAAGAATTGGAAGCTGGTAAGGCAACAGGTGTAGATGAAGTAACTAAAGCAGAATATGAGGAGAACTTAAAAGAGAATATAAGTGCTCTTGTGAAAAAATTAAAAACACACTCATATAGACCCCAGCCAGTAAGAAGGATATATATACCCAAAGGTAAAGGAAAAGGAAAAGTAAGACCTCTAGGGATACCAGCATATGAAGACAAGCTAGTGCAGCTGGGATTAAAGAAGATACTGGAGCCGATATATGAAGCCATATTTCTGGACATATCATATGGATTTCGACCAGGACTAAGTTGTCATGACGCCTTAAAGAAGCTAAACATAGTAATAGAAAAGCAGAAAATCAGCTATGTGGTAGATGCAGATATAAAGGGATTCTTTGACAATGTAAATCATGAATGGTTAATGAAATTTATAGGAGTAAATATAGCAGATCCGAATATAAAAAGGCTGATAGTAAGGTTTCTCAAAGCTGGAATAATAGAAGATGGGGAACTCACAGCAACTGAGCAGGGAACACCTCAGGGAGCAATAATATCTCCATTACTGGCAAATATATATCTTCATTATGTACTAGACCTATGGTTTATGGGGATAATTGGCAAACATTATCGTATCAACGGTGAAGCTGAGATAGTGCGATACGCTGACGATTATGTATGCTGCTTTCAATACAAAAGAGCAGCAGAGATATTCTTTCATGTACTAAAGAAAAGACTAGCAAAATTCGGTTTAGCACTGGCAGAAGATAAATCCAAGATAATAGAATTTGGTAGATTTGCAGCCAGTAACAGCAGACGATTAGGTAGAGGCAAACCGGAAACCTTTGACTTTCTAGGTTTTACTCACTACTGTAGTACAAGCAGAAAAGGTAGATTTAGGGTAAAACGTAGGACGATGAAGAAAAAAATCAACGCCAAGATAGTAGAATTCACAAGATGGATAAAGCTAAGGAGGAATATGTTGACGACCAACGAAATAGTAGATAAGGTTAAATCCAAGTTGAGAGGACATTATCAATATTATGGAATAACAGATAATAGTAAGTCTATAGATAATTTTAGACAGGCAATTATCAGAATACTATTTAAATGGTTGAATAGAAGAAGTCAGAGGAAAAGCTTTATATGGGAGAAATTTAAGAAATATATAATTGATAAACACATACCAAAAGCAAGAATATGTGTAAATATATATGGATAG
- a CDS encoding nucleotidyltransferase domain-containing protein — protein sequence MARNKAMTKNKINEYIKTLEKHITVSKVVLYGSWANGSPDEYSDIDLAVFSPDFGKHKLKELQLLSKLTWNIDESIEAIPYSTDQLNNSDPTNLANNIMKNGEIIYDKTSRH from the coding sequence ATGGCTAGAAACAAAGCTATGACTAAAAACAAAATAAATGAGTATATAAAGACCTTAGAAAAACATATAACAGTAAGTAAAGTAGTTCTTTATGGTTCATGGGCAAATGGAAGCCCTGATGAATATAGTGACATAGACTTAGCTGTATTTTCTCCTGACTTTGGAAAACACAAACTTAAAGAATTGCAATTACTATCTAAATTAACCTGGAACATTGATGAGTCAATTGAAGCTATTCCATACTCTACTGATCAGCTTAACAACAGCGATCCTACTAATTTAGCTAATAATATAATGAAAAACGGTGAAATAATTTATGATAAAACTTCAAGACATTAA
- a CDS encoding HEPN domain-containing protein, whose protein sequence is MSNENYWTDIAKYDLETAEAMLKSKRYLYVGFMCHQTIEKMLKAIYSYKIQEMPPRIHNLARLVKLTKLDNEISEELLNIIHELNPLNIATRYPDQELEVLKNLDYKYSSELLGKTRRLFKWLETKL, encoded by the coding sequence ATGTCTAACGAAAACTATTGGACCGACATTGCAAAATATGATCTGGAAACAGCTGAAGCAATGCTTAAATCAAAAAGATATCTATATGTTGGTTTCATGTGCCACCAAACAATAGAAAAAATGTTAAAAGCTATTTACTCATACAAAATTCAAGAAATGCCACCCCGTATTCATAATCTAGCTAGATTAGTAAAATTAACAAAATTGGATAATGAAATTTCTGAAGAACTTCTAAATATAATTCATGAATTAAATCCACTTAATATTGCCACTAGATATCCCGATCAAGAACTTGAAGTATTAAAAAATTTGGATTACAAATATTCCTCTGAACTTCTTGGTAAGACAAGGAGGTTATTCAAATGGCTAGAAACAAAGCTATGA
- a CDS encoding MATE family efflux transporter, with protein MFSDKDLKWLIIPLVIEQFLAVTVGMADIIMISGAGEIAVSGVSLVDTINILLINIFAALATGGAVISAQYLGKKDRKTACISANQLLLVSGTISIGIMFFALIGNKIILNVIFGQVDSAIMKNAQIYFFLSSLSYPFLSVYNSSAALFRAMGNSRISMFTSLCMNIINIFGNAILIYGFGMGVEGVGIATLISRIVAAIIMLVLIRIPTYDIYIESFCLKFDFQIIKQILQIGIPNSLENSMFQVGKILVMSLVASFGTVAIAANAVSNTIAGFAVIPGMATGLSLITIIGQCVGANDYKQAVYYTKKIMKITFAALAIINCFIIIFVPAIVSIYKLSDETTNLTIQIIRYYSICCIFIWPLSFTLPNTLRAANDVKFTMIIAIISMWTWRIGFSYILGNTFGLGVFGIWVAMTIDWLFRGICLTGRFFKGTWKDKEIISRIKSDTF; from the coding sequence ATGTTTTCTGACAAAGACTTAAAATGGTTAATTATACCATTGGTGATAGAACAATTTTTAGCTGTAACTGTAGGTATGGCAGATATTATTATGATATCAGGCGCAGGAGAAATTGCTGTTTCAGGAGTATCTCTTGTAGATACAATTAATATTTTATTGATTAATATATTCGCAGCTTTAGCTACTGGTGGGGCTGTTATATCAGCACAATATCTAGGTAAAAAAGACCGGAAAACGGCCTGTATTTCTGCAAACCAACTTTTATTAGTCTCAGGAACTATATCTATCGGTATTATGTTCTTTGCTTTAATTGGTAATAAAATTATTCTGAATGTGATCTTTGGGCAGGTTGATTCTGCGATCATGAAAAATGCCCAGATATACTTCTTCCTTTCTTCATTGTCATATCCCTTTTTAAGTGTCTATAATAGTTCTGCAGCACTATTTCGTGCAATGGGAAACTCTAGAATATCTATGTTTACCTCCTTATGTATGAACATCATAAATATCTTTGGTAATGCTATATTGATTTATGGCTTTGGTATGGGAGTCGAGGGGGTCGGTATTGCTACATTAATATCCCGCATTGTAGCAGCTATTATTATGCTTGTACTTATCCGGATACCTACTTATGATATCTATATTGAAAGTTTTTGTTTGAAATTTGATTTTCAAATTATTAAACAAATTTTGCAGATTGGCATACCCAATAGTTTAGAGAATAGTATGTTTCAGGTAGGAAAAATATTAGTCATGAGTCTAGTTGCCAGCTTTGGTACTGTAGCTATTGCTGCTAATGCAGTATCTAATACAATTGCTGGATTTGCAGTTATACCAGGTATGGCTACAGGACTTTCTTTAATTACAATTATCGGTCAATGTGTTGGTGCTAATGATTATAAACAGGCAGTCTACTATACAAAAAAGATTATGAAAATAACTTTTGCAGCTCTTGCTATTATAAATTGTTTTATTATTATTTTTGTCCCTGCAATTGTCAGTATATATAAGTTAAGTGATGAAACTACAAACCTTACTATACAAATCATACGATATTATAGTATTTGCTGTATCTTTATTTGGCCATTATCCTTTACCTTACCAAATACATTAAGAGCTGCAAATGATGTGAAATTTACAATGATTATTGCAATTATATCTATGTGGACCTGGCGAATTGGGTTTAGTTATATTTTGGGAAATACCTTTGGACTTGGCGTATTTGGTATCTGGGTTGCAATGACTATTGATTGGTTATTTAGAGGAATTTGTCTTACAGGAAGATTTTTTAAGGGTACTTGGAAAGATAAAGAGATTATTTCTCGTATTAAATCTGATACTTTCTAG
- a CDS encoding DUF6544 family protein has translation MKKIYSSEVKSELEKTVLNNQPFTKDDIVSLPAPVQRYFRYCGYIGKKKMSNAKIVLEDVDFISNGKQLKLRSEQYNFVSEPARIAYLSSKVMGIIPFEGRDKYQNGKGSMIGKLMKIITLFDVTGPKMDQSALVTFLAEALIVPNVALQDYIKWEEIDSNKAKAIMNYGGIKVEGIFTFNDKGEFIKFETNDRYMDKGNGVIEKERWTAKVENYIEKNGIRIPGRMKGIWNLSKNDLVYFDGNITEINFDNSNV, from the coding sequence ATGAAAAAAATATATAGTTCAGAAGTAAAATCCGAACTTGAGAAGACAGTTTTAAATAATCAGCCTTTTACAAAAGATGATATTGTATCACTACCAGCTCCTGTACAGAGGTATTTTAGATATTGTGGTTATATAGGTAAAAAGAAGATGTCAAATGCTAAAATTGTTTTAGAGGACGTTGACTTTATAAGTAACGGTAAACAGTTAAAATTAAGATCAGAACAGTATAATTTTGTTTCTGAACCTGCACGAATAGCGTACCTGAGTTCAAAAGTTATGGGAATAATTCCATTTGAGGGTAGAGATAAATATCAAAACGGGAAAGGTTCTATGATTGGGAAACTGATGAAAATAATAACTCTATTTGATGTAACAGGACCTAAGATGGATCAGTCTGCTTTAGTTACTTTTTTAGCTGAGGCACTTATTGTCCCTAATGTTGCACTACAAGATTATATTAAATGGGAAGAAATAGACAGTAATAAGGCAAAAGCAATTATGAATTATGGTGGAATAAAGGTTGAAGGAATCTTTACTTTTAATGATAAAGGCGAATTTATTAAGTTTGAGACAAATGATCGTTATATGGATAAGGGTAATGGGGTAATAGAAAAAGAGAGATGGACAGCTAAAGTAGAAAATTATATAGAAAAAAATGGTATCAGAATTCCAGGCAGAATGAAAGGCATATGGAATTTAAGTAAGAACGACCTGGTATATTTTGATGGTAATATTACTGAAATAAATTTTGATAATAGTAATGTTTGA
- a CDS encoding class I SAM-dependent methyltransferase, with product MAVDQSVKMLNKIRDKFGDKGDIECRGGKFEELPIEGESVDYVFANMFLHHVSSPTNTDLC from the coding sequence ATAGCTGTAGATCAATCTGTTAAGATGCTTAATAAAATTAGAGATAAGTTTGGAGATAAAGGAGATATCGAATGTCGAGGGGGAAAATTTGAAGAGTTGCCTATAGAAGGTGAATCAGTCGATTACGTTTTTGCAAATATGTTTTTACATCATGTAAGCTCTCCTACTAATACTGACTTATGTTAG